In one window of Paracoccus saliphilus DNA:
- a CDS encoding alpha/beta fold hydrolase: MMLKTLHLSDSYGRLSWHEAGQGAPVVLIHGVGMQSAAWEPQIAALSDSHHVIALDMPGHGGSGLLPESAALPDFVDWLHAALLALDLGPVSLAGHSMGALIAAGYAVTHPEMVTRVALLNGVFCRDAPARAAVEARAAEIRAGMVDLETPLARWFGSGDDVRSAREKVAGWLRTVDLQGYATAYSAFACGDRIYADRFGDIACPLLAMTGELDPNSTPGMSHAMTAAAQHGHAVIMKGHRHMINLTSAEEVNRELRHWLNTSATGGDDMNAIDPRALRNAFGTFMTGVTVVTTKDPEGKPVGFTANSFTSVSLDPPLVLVCLANSSRNRAVFAEASGFAVNVLSEGQKHISNTFARPVEDRFEDVTWRDAPFGAPILDDVSAWFDCSRHKLVEAGDHVILIGKVEAFDESPAPGLGYARGAYVTPAMEAQALGQQADLMVAALIEYQGEVLLVENDNGELTLPLARVGKQGVSATLVRLISEFGVETEPGFIYAVYEDADAGCQHISFLCQSAEPVSGRGTFQALTPSVLAKIADPAMRTMLKRFAAESRIGNFGVYYGNQVSGKVRPIAAGSGSQ; this comes from the coding sequence ATGATGTTGAAAACCCTGCATCTGTCTGATTCATACGGCCGGCTTTCCTGGCACGAGGCGGGGCAAGGCGCTCCCGTGGTGCTGATCCACGGGGTCGGGATGCAGTCGGCGGCATGGGAGCCGCAGATTGCCGCCTTGTCGGACAGCCATCACGTGATCGCTCTGGATATGCCGGGGCATGGCGGCAGTGGACTCCTGCCCGAGTCCGCAGCTTTGCCGGATTTCGTGGACTGGTTGCATGCCGCATTGCTGGCGCTTGATCTGGGGCCGGTTAGTCTGGCCGGGCATTCCATGGGGGCGCTGATCGCAGCCGGTTATGCAGTGACCCACCCGGAAATGGTCACCCGGGTGGCGCTGCTGAACGGGGTGTTCTGCCGCGATGCACCCGCCCGCGCCGCCGTCGAAGCGCGTGCCGCCGAGATACGGGCGGGCATGGTGGATCTGGAAACGCCGCTGGCTCGCTGGTTCGGAAGCGGCGATGACGTCCGGTCAGCGAGAGAAAAGGTGGCAGGCTGGCTGCGGACGGTCGATCTACAAGGCTATGCGACAGCCTATTCGGCCTTTGCTTGCGGAGACCGGATCTATGCCGACAGGTTTGGCGATATCGCCTGTCCGTTGTTGGCCATGACCGGCGAACTCGACCCGAACTCGACCCCGGGAATGTCCCACGCCATGACCGCCGCCGCGCAACATGGTCATGCGGTGATCATGAAAGGGCATCGCCACATGATCAACCTGACCAGTGCGGAAGAGGTTAATCGCGAGTTGCGGCACTGGCTCAATACATCAGCGACAGGAGGAGATGACATGAACGCTATCGATCCGCGCGCGCTGCGCAACGCCTTCGGAACCTTCATGACCGGTGTAACCGTTGTCACGACCAAGGATCCCGAGGGGAAACCGGTAGGGTTTACCGCGAATTCCTTTACCTCGGTGTCGCTCGATCCGCCACTGGTGCTGGTTTGCCTAGCGAACTCGTCGCGCAATCGGGCGGTTTTCGCCGAGGCGTCCGGATTCGCAGTCAATGTCCTTTCGGAGGGACAAAAACATATTTCCAATACCTTTGCCCGCCCGGTCGAGGATCGTTTCGAGGACGTAACCTGGCGCGACGCCCCCTTCGGCGCGCCAATTCTCGATGACGTGTCAGCGTGGTTCGACTGCTCCCGGCATAAGCTTGTTGAGGCGGGCGACCATGTCATCCTCATCGGCAAGGTCGAGGCCTTCGATGAATCTCCCGCCCCTGGCCTAGGTTATGCGCGCGGGGCTTATGTCACCCCGGCGATGGAAGCGCAGGCTCTCGGACAACAGGCGGATTTGATGGTGGCTGCGCTGATCGAGTATCAGGGCGAAGTCTTGTTGGTCGAGAATGACAACGGCGAACTGACTTTGCCGCTCGCCAGGGTTGGCAAGCAGGGCGTTTCGGCAACGCTTGTTCGCCTGATCTCGGAGTTTGGGGTCGAGACCGAACCGGGTTTCATCTACGCCGTCTACGAGGATGCCGATGCGGGTTGCCAGCATATTTCCTTCCTGTGCCAGTCGGCCGAACCCGTATCCGGGCGCGGGACCTTCCAGGCATTGACGCCCTCAGTGTTGGCGAAAATCGCGGACCCGGCCATGCGTACCATGCTGAAGCGTTTCGCAGCGGAAAGCCGGATCGGCAATTTCGGCGTCTATTACGGCAATCAGGTCAGCGGCAAGGTTCGCCCCATCGCCGCAGGGAGTGGATCGCAATGA
- a CDS encoding amino acid synthesis family protein, producing MPAKIRKTLLHVEETLIEGGKAAPVPLKMIAAVAVIENPWAGQGFVEDLRPGILDCAPGLGELLTGMILDAAGGGDKVEGYGKSAIVGVNGEVEHASALIHTLRFGNHYREAVGAKSYLAFTNTRGPANAPLQIPLMDKNDGGRRSHYLTIQLSVADAPGPDEIVVALGASVGGRPHHRIGDRYQDLKELGHDVENPASV from the coding sequence GTGCCCGCCAAGATTCGCAAAACGCTGCTGCATGTCGAAGAGACCCTGATTGAAGGTGGCAAGGCTGCCCCGGTGCCACTGAAGATGATCGCGGCCGTTGCCGTCATCGAGAACCCCTGGGCCGGGCAGGGGTTTGTCGAGGATCTTCGGCCTGGGATCCTCGATTGTGCACCAGGACTGGGCGAATTGCTGACCGGCATGATCCTTGATGCCGCAGGTGGCGGAGATAAGGTGGAGGGATATGGAAAATCTGCCATTGTCGGCGTGAATGGCGAGGTAGAGCACGCTTCGGCGCTGATCCATACGCTGCGTTTCGGCAATCATTATCGCGAGGCGGTCGGGGCAAAATCCTACCTTGCCTTCACCAATACGCGCGGTCCAGCTAATGCGCCGCTGCAAATCCCGCTGATGGACAAGAACGATGGCGGTCGTCGCAGCCACTACCTGACAATCCAGCTTTCGGTGGCGGATGCCCCCGGACCGGATGAGATCGTGGTTGCCCTGGGCGCATCAGTGGGTGGGCGGCCGCATCACCGGATAGGTGATCGTTACCAGGATCTGAAGGAACTGGGGCATGATGTTGAAAACCCTGCATCTGTCTGA
- a CDS encoding GntR family transcriptional regulator, with amino-acid sequence MENAPLSKIDKPPATLRDMVQERMREAIIDGHFKPGERLIERVMCEQLGVSRTVIRETIRYLEAEGLVEYLPHKGPIIARMNWNEARQIYDIRRMLETAAATTCASNMTPQLAGQLQAALADLKQSYGEKSPGALFRATASFYQVIFEGAGHSVAWEIVQRLNGRISRLRMMTLSSSDRKQPGQAHMKAICDAIVSGDPEAARQAVNRHLDDVTTIAEHLLAAEDLES; translated from the coding sequence ATGGAAAACGCCCCTCTCAGCAAGATCGACAAGCCTCCCGCAACCCTGCGAGACATGGTTCAGGAGCGGATGCGCGAAGCGATCATCGATGGTCATTTCAAGCCCGGCGAGCGGCTGATCGAACGAGTCATGTGCGAGCAGCTCGGCGTCAGCCGGACAGTCATTCGCGAAACGATTCGATATCTGGAAGCGGAAGGGCTGGTGGAGTACCTGCCCCATAAGGGCCCGATCATAGCCCGCATGAATTGGAACGAAGCGCGTCAGATCTATGATATCCGACGCATGCTCGAAACCGCAGCCGCCACGACCTGCGCCTCCAACATGACGCCGCAGCTTGCCGGGCAGCTACAGGCGGCACTGGCTGATCTGAAGCAAAGCTATGGTGAAAAATCTCCCGGCGCATTGTTCAGGGCGACCGCGAGTTTCTACCAGGTCATTTTCGAAGGTGCCGGGCACAGCGTTGCCTGGGAAATCGTGCAGCGGCTCAATGGGCGTATCTCGCGGTTGCGCATGATGACCCTGTCCAGTTCCGACCGCAAGCAGCCGGGGCAAGCGCATATGAAGGCGATCTGCGACGCTATCGTCAGCGGTGACCCGGAAGCCGCCCGCCAAGCAGTCAACCGGCATCTGGACGACGTGACTACGATCGCCGAACACCTGCTTGCAGCCGAAGACCTGGAGAGCTGA
- a CDS encoding DUF1330 domain-containing protein, whose amino-acid sequence MAKAYWIANVTVTDPERYASYQALAVKAFSKYGARFLVRGGLAETLEGTAWERHVVIEFDSREQANACYNSPEYRAARGARSDACIADIAIIDGM is encoded by the coding sequence ATGGCAAAAGCCTACTGGATCGCCAATGTCACCGTGACCGATCCCGAAAGATACGCGAGCTATCAGGCCCTCGCCGTGAAAGCCTTCAGCAAATACGGGGCACGATTCCTGGTTCGCGGCGGTCTTGCAGAAACACTCGAAGGAACCGCTTGGGAACGCCACGTGGTGATCGAATTCGACAGCAGGGAGCAAGCCAACGCCTGCTACAACTCTCCCGAATACCGCGCCGCGAGGGGTGCCCGAAGTGACGCCTGCATCGCCGATATAGCCATCATTGACGGGATGTGA
- a CDS encoding GntR family transcriptional regulator, with the protein MTISSSAKGQRLRVPRPTSLRDHVQETLRSSILNGEFQLGEHLVERELCEAMGVSRPLLREALVHLEARGLIDRIPARGFVVAQPSIDRVAALYELRSALEGLAAQFFAERGAEADITSLKARFGELRALIDKPELSSVRAATSAFYDILMDRCGNPEIRTVLEPVLDRIAFLRTQSMTRPGRLGQSVAEIGKIVQAIEARNVDAARIASEAHIAAAAESALIRLRDFPQD; encoded by the coding sequence ATGACGATTTCCTCCTCGGCCAAGGGACAGCGTTTGCGTGTTCCACGCCCCACCAGCCTTCGGGATCATGTCCAGGAGACGCTGCGCAGCTCGATCCTCAACGGAGAGTTTCAACTGGGAGAACATCTCGTCGAGCGGGAGCTTTGCGAGGCGATGGGGGTCAGCCGGCCTCTTTTGCGTGAGGCGCTTGTTCATCTCGAGGCGCGCGGCCTGATCGATCGGATTCCCGCGCGTGGTTTCGTGGTCGCGCAGCCCTCCATCGATCGCGTTGCCGCGCTTTACGAGCTTCGCAGTGCCTTGGAAGGGCTTGCGGCACAGTTCTTTGCGGAACGCGGCGCCGAGGCGGATATCACATCGTTGAAAGCCCGGTTCGGCGAACTTCGCGCGCTCATCGACAAGCCGGAATTAAGCAGTGTCCGGGCCGCCACATCCGCCTTTTACGATATCCTCATGGATCGATGCGGCAACCCGGAAATCCGAACCGTGCTCGAGCCGGTTCTCGACCGCATCGCCTTCCTGCGCACGCAGTCGATGACACGACCGGGGCGGCTTGGTCAGAGCGTGGCGGAAATCGGAAAGATCGTCCAGGCAATCGAGGCACGCAATGTTGATGCAGCGCGTATCGCCAGTGAGGCACATATTGCCGCTGCTGCTGAATCCGCGCTGATACGCCTTCGCGATTTTCCACAGGACTGA
- a CDS encoding alpha/beta fold hydrolase, which yields MLDARWDQTAYDLHGSANAPSLVLIHGLGLHRGLWRRFLPALSARYHVLTYDLYGHGKSGASPTTTSLDLYAEQLHGLISHVGLSSATIAGFSLGGMINRRFAMTYPEMTDALIIMNSPHARAPDWQRKVEAQAEQSADGGPAATIDAALLRWFTEEFRNRSPESVEEIREWVLSCNADSYAQARRVLAFGIKELIAPQPALNTPALIITSEHDIGSTPAMARAMKSEMPNSRLHAVPGLKHLGLVEKPDLFISPILDFLRGQTSQAEIQPDEETSNDG from the coding sequence ATGCTTGATGCCCGATGGGATCAGACCGCATACGATCTTCATGGCTCCGCGAATGCACCATCGCTTGTGCTGATTCATGGACTTGGACTTCATCGGGGGTTGTGGCGAAGATTTTTGCCCGCATTATCGGCGCGCTATCATGTCCTGACCTACGATCTTTACGGGCACGGCAAGAGCGGTGCCTCACCTACAACTACCTCGCTCGACCTTTATGCAGAGCAATTGCATGGGCTGATAAGCCATGTCGGGCTCTCGTCAGCCACGATAGCAGGCTTTTCACTTGGAGGGATGATCAACCGTCGTTTCGCGATGACATATCCCGAGATGACAGATGCACTGATCATCATGAATTCCCCACATGCACGTGCTCCGGATTGGCAGCGCAAGGTCGAAGCGCAGGCCGAGCAGAGCGCAGATGGTGGACCTGCGGCAACAATTGACGCGGCGCTTTTGCGTTGGTTCACGGAGGAATTCCGGAATCGCAGCCCCGAATCAGTGGAAGAGATCAGGGAATGGGTTCTGTCCTGTAATGCCGACAGCTATGCGCAAGCGCGTCGGGTTCTGGCGTTCGGCATCAAGGAGTTGATCGCACCACAACCGGCCCTGAACACGCCGGCGCTGATAATCACCTCTGAACACGACATCGGCAGCACGCCGGCGATGGCCCGGGCCATGAAATCGGAAATGCCGAATTCCCGATTACATGCGGTTCCTGGGCTCAAGCATCTCGGGCTCGTGGAAAAGCCCGATCTCTTCATATCCCCGATACTGGACTTCCTTCGCGGCCAAACAAGTCAGGCGGAAATTCAACCAGATGAGGAAACGTCCAATGACGGCTGA
- a CDS encoding TRAP transporter permease → MTAETEQETPVLLDFVLRVIGLGLFVYMAYATLFGPYKTTVVHLAIFAAATLFIAFLARQRSQKPLLRKGQWGLDILAAAIAVISMVYLVIEYERLLNLWGANYLTSLDVWMGLAMVAVALEAARRQSVVLALLGLASVAYMLWGNHLPGVFSHAGMDIQRFTYLVSYTSEGLFGTGLQVAATYLFMFMLFGATLQATKTGDFIINLANAALGRQTGGAAKGAMAASAGLGTMVGSSVGNVVATGTFTIPLMIKTGFRRHVAAAIETNTSEGAQLVPPIMGAAAFIMAQITGISYATIAMAAILPAILYYLSLYWVIHIEALKEGLHGMPESEIPSARQAMRDGWHLLIAPALLFWLLIVESFTPAYASLISLAVALVAGMARASTRISLAELLYQFDIGIRQAAGITALIVSIGILQAGIVSTGLGPRLTEIILAVSDGSLLVTAFLAVIAATLLGMGMPTPIAYLLLAMFAAPALITAGAPKLGTHLFLFYFAIKSGSTPPVALVAVVAAGIAKANWWKTAVTAFVHSLPGFIVAFMFLYSDALLLQGNAIQIAMAAVTAGVGVFAMAAGIQGWCGDWIGWPERAVLVVAAIALIDSGSITDLAGLAVVGAILALRLARRTPRKHA, encoded by the coding sequence ATGACGGCTGAAACGGAACAGGAAACACCGGTCCTGCTGGATTTTGTCTTGCGGGTAATCGGCCTGGGGCTTTTCGTATATATGGCCTATGCGACCCTGTTCGGTCCCTACAAGACGACAGTGGTTCACTTGGCGATCTTCGCGGCCGCCACCTTGTTCATCGCATTTCTTGCCCGCCAGAGGTCCCAGAAACCCTTGTTGCGGAAAGGACAATGGGGGCTGGATATCCTCGCCGCGGCAATAGCCGTTATCAGCATGGTCTATCTGGTCATCGAATATGAACGGCTTCTAAACCTCTGGGGCGCAAACTATCTTACCTCCCTGGACGTCTGGATGGGGCTTGCGATGGTTGCTGTCGCCCTTGAAGCGGCCCGGCGGCAATCGGTGGTTCTGGCCCTGCTCGGACTGGCAAGCGTTGCCTATATGCTCTGGGGCAATCATCTACCGGGTGTGTTTTCGCACGCCGGAATGGATATCCAGCGCTTCACCTATCTCGTATCCTATACCAGTGAGGGATTGTTCGGCACCGGCCTGCAGGTCGCCGCCACCTATCTCTTCATGTTCATGCTGTTCGGGGCAACCCTGCAGGCCACGAAAACCGGCGATTTTATCATCAATCTCGCGAATGCCGCGCTCGGACGTCAAACTGGCGGCGCGGCGAAGGGCGCCATGGCTGCCAGCGCCGGGCTTGGCACCATGGTGGGCAGTTCCGTCGGGAATGTCGTTGCCACCGGCACATTTACCATTCCGCTCATGATCAAGACCGGATTCCGCCGCCATGTCGCCGCCGCGATCGAGACCAATACTTCGGAAGGCGCTCAACTGGTTCCGCCGATCATGGGGGCGGCCGCCTTCATCATGGCGCAGATTACCGGTATCTCTTATGCGACCATCGCCATGGCTGCGATATTGCCGGCAATCTTGTATTACCTCTCCCTTTACTGGGTGATCCATATCGAAGCCCTGAAAGAAGGGCTGCATGGCATGCCGGAAAGCGAAATTCCGTCCGCCCGTCAGGCTATGCGCGATGGGTGGCATCTGCTTATCGCCCCGGCATTGCTATTCTGGCTGCTGATCGTGGAAAGCTTCACGCCTGCCTATGCCAGCCTCATTTCCCTGGCTGTGGCTCTGGTTGCAGGTATGGCTCGTGCGTCAACACGCATATCTTTGGCTGAATTACTGTACCAGTTCGATATAGGTATCCGTCAGGCGGCCGGGATTACCGCGCTCATCGTTTCAATCGGCATATTGCAGGCGGGGATTGTCTCCACGGGGCTGGGTCCTCGTCTTACCGAAATCATTCTGGCCGTGAGTGATGGCTCACTGCTTGTCACGGCATTCCTGGCAGTCATTGCCGCGACCCTTCTGGGTATGGGTATGCCCACGCCCATCGCTTACCTGCTGCTGGCAATGTTTGCCGCACCGGCCCTGATCACCGCGGGCGCGCCGAAGCTCGGAACGCATCTGTTCCTGTTCTACTTCGCGATCAAATCCGGCTCGACCCCTCCGGTCGCGCTGGTCGCGGTTGTCGCCGCCGGTATCGCGAAAGCGAACTGGTGGAAAACGGCCGTCACCGCTTTCGTGCATTCCCTGCCGGGCTTCATTGTGGCCTTCATGTTCCTGTATTCCGACGCACTTCTGTTGCAGGGCAACGCGATTCAGATTGCGATGGCAGCCGTCACGGCAGGCGTCGGAGTTTTTGCAATGGCGGCTGGCATCCAGGGCTGGTGCGGTGACTGGATCGGTTGGCCGGAGCGGGCGGTACTGGTGGTCGCTGCGATTGCGCTGATCGATTCCGGCTCCATAACGGATCTCGCCGGTCTTGCGGTCGTCGGAGCTATTCTGGCCCTTCGGCTCGCGCGCAGAACCCCCAGAAAACATGCTTAG
- a CDS encoding TAXI family TRAP transporter solute-binding subunit, protein MKLTTSLATVLTGITILSSPAFAQDQISIGSSSSGSGPYVNGALMADVANKAQSDYRFSVQTSGGYKDNLGLVLNDDVDIGLNTLIDLSFAYQQKGDFAEVPIKEQFKDLRMLFTFGIVPENFFVREDSGITSIDGIKGQSFNINVPASFTHGLNVELLKAAGISMSDFQPGNVPTGQVFDEVQNGIFVGGSHVFQLGLGNAQRLSATTPIRYLDIPQPIIDGMNEAYDGLLVPFEIPAGTYKGQDEAVQTFGLAQVVFTDADADEEMIYSFTKNFWENLEALQEQNSSFAGITPELGAKDYGVPMHPGAERYFKEVGLR, encoded by the coding sequence ATGAAACTGACTACATCACTGGCAACGGTCTTGACCGGCATCACCATTTTATCGAGCCCTGCATTCGCGCAAGACCAGATCTCGATCGGATCGAGCTCATCCGGTTCAGGACCCTACGTGAATGGGGCATTGATGGCCGATGTCGCCAACAAAGCACAGAGTGATTACAGGTTTTCGGTTCAGACAAGCGGTGGTTACAAGGACAATCTTGGCCTTGTGCTGAACGATGATGTCGATATCGGCCTGAATACCTTGATCGATCTGAGCTTCGCCTATCAGCAAAAGGGCGATTTTGCCGAAGTTCCGATCAAGGAGCAGTTCAAGGATCTGCGTATGCTCTTCACATTCGGCATCGTTCCGGAGAATTTCTTTGTCCGTGAAGACAGCGGCATCACGTCGATTGACGGTATCAAGGGCCAGTCCTTCAATATCAACGTTCCCGCGAGCTTTACCCACGGCCTCAATGTCGAGCTCCTCAAGGCCGCCGGGATCTCCATGTCCGACTTTCAGCCCGGAAATGTCCCGACGGGGCAGGTATTCGACGAGGTTCAGAACGGAATCTTTGTCGGTGGAAGCCATGTGTTCCAGCTCGGGCTTGGAAACGCGCAAAGACTTTCCGCAACTACTCCCATCAGGTATCTGGATATCCCGCAACCCATCATCGACGGTATGAACGAAGCCTATGACGGGCTGTTGGTGCCGTTCGAGATTCCCGCCGGGACCTATAAGGGGCAGGACGAGGCGGTCCAGACATTCGGGTTGGCACAGGTCGTGTTTACCGATGCGGATGCAGACGAAGAAATGATCTACAGTTTCACGAAGAACTTCTGGGAGAACCTTGAAGCGCTGCAGGAGCAGAACTCGAGCTTCGCAGGAATTACTCCCGAGTTGGGGGCCAAGGACTACGGAGTTCCCATGCATCCGGGAGCTGAACGCTATTTCAAGGAAGTCGGTCTCCGTTGA
- a CDS encoding purine-cytosine permease family protein: MAGTINNTMDEQTQGLEFSDQPVPPDQRMARMPLTMAWWSVCSAMFYLVVAATLALAYGSVNAIIGMVLSVIAFSAVNAVLSRHSIRTGLSVSLFSRILLGRTGAALATLIFFATAIYYAVFEGSVIALALNSYTGLSYSLAALIVVIYSVVLIFGSIQNWLDKFNGVLLPFYLLGLLAAVVLAISTHGYSDAWLKLGPEGGAPANGWWNCFTAYMGVWILMMFTYDFARFGKKEDADYHGNINFGAPFYLVTFLLNGLVGIFLAASLPTEGGVTEISVVLALIHLMGLAGLIFVWISQTRINTANYYLAAVNMESFAETVFHLKLPKIVWACVVGVVTYLLMLADVFAYILQALAYQGIFVVAWVAIAMTHILKFDKLADNLDRSALEHAVAVNPAGLGAWLFAALVGLVLHFSGDTAAAYSAPATFVVGAIAYAVLYRLKTS, from the coding sequence ATGGCTGGAACAATAAACAATACGATGGACGAACAGACGCAGGGGCTGGAATTCTCGGATCAGCCCGTGCCGCCCGATCAGCGCATGGCGCGGATGCCGCTGACCATGGCCTGGTGGTCGGTCTGCTCGGCGATGTTCTATCTGGTCGTTGCCGCGACCCTGGCGCTTGCATATGGATCGGTGAACGCGATCATCGGAATGGTGCTTTCGGTGATCGCCTTTTCGGCAGTAAACGCCGTCCTGTCACGCCACTCGATCAGGACCGGCCTGTCGGTTTCACTGTTCTCACGGATTCTTTTGGGCCGCACCGGGGCGGCCCTCGCCACACTGATCTTTTTCGCCACGGCGATTTATTACGCCGTGTTCGAGGGGTCGGTCATCGCGCTTGCGCTGAACAGCTATACCGGCCTGTCCTACTCGCTGGCCGCACTGATCGTGGTGATTTATTCAGTGGTGCTGATTTTCGGCTCGATCCAAAACTGGCTGGACAAGTTCAACGGTGTATTGCTGCCCTTTTATCTTCTGGGACTGTTGGCCGCCGTGGTTCTGGCCATCTCGACCCATGGCTATTCAGACGCATGGCTGAAGCTCGGGCCAGAGGGTGGTGCGCCGGCGAATGGCTGGTGGAACTGCTTCACCGCTTATATGGGTGTCTGGATCCTGATGATGTTTACATATGATTTCGCGCGCTTCGGAAAAAAGGAAGACGCGGATTATCACGGTAACATCAACTTCGGAGCGCCTTTTTATCTGGTCACCTTTCTGCTGAACGGGCTTGTCGGTATATTCCTCGCCGCCAGCCTGCCGACCGAGGGCGGCGTGACCGAGATTTCTGTGGTGCTTGCCCTGATCCATCTGATGGGGCTAGCGGGGCTGATATTCGTATGGATCTCGCAGACGCGCATCAACACGGCGAATTATTACCTTGCGGCCGTGAACATGGAGAGCTTCGCGGAAACAGTCTTCCATCTGAAGCTGCCAAAGATCGTCTGGGCCTGCGTCGTTGGCGTGGTCACCTATCTGCTGATGCTGGCGGATGTGTTTGCCTATATTCTTCAGGCATTGGCTTATCAGGGAATATTCGTCGTGGCCTGGGTCGCGATTGCAATGACACATATCCTGAAGTTCGATAAATTGGCTGACAATCTGGACCGTTCTGCGCTTGAACATGCAGTCGCCGTCAATCCCGCCGGGCTTGGAGCATGGTTGTTCGCGGCTCTTGTCGGGTTGGTCCTGCATTTCTCCGGCGATACCGCTGCGGCCTATTCGGCTCCGGCAACCTTCGTGGTGGGGGCAATCGCCTATGCGGTTCTATATCGGCTGAAGACAAGTTGA